In Woeseia oceani, one DNA window encodes the following:
- a CDS encoding pseudouridine synthase, whose protein sequence is MPLVLLNKPFQVLSQFRDSEQRQTLADFITLPGVYPAGRLDRDSEGLLLLTDDGRLQARIAEPKRKLPKRYWVQVEGIPDAAQLARLERGVHLKDGTARALLARAIPAPENLWPRDPPIRERRSIPAEWIDMAIDEGRNRQVRRMTAAAGLPTLRLIRHRIGPFSIDGLLPGESRTISNSDAWALLDS, encoded by the coding sequence ATGCCTTTGGTCCTGCTCAACAAACCTTTTCAGGTGCTCAGCCAGTTTCGCGACAGTGAGCAACGACAGACGCTGGCCGATTTCATCACGCTGCCCGGCGTTTATCCGGCCGGCCGTCTTGACAGAGACAGCGAAGGCTTACTCTTGCTGACAGATGACGGTCGCTTGCAGGCACGGATTGCCGAACCGAAGCGCAAACTGCCCAAACGCTATTGGGTGCAGGTTGAGGGTATTCCAGACGCGGCGCAACTGGCCCGACTTGAGCGCGGTGTGCACCTTAAAGACGGCACGGCGAGAGCCTTACTGGCACGGGCGATCCCAGCTCCGGAAAACCTTTGGCCACGCGATCCACCTATTCGGGAACGCCGCTCGATTCCGGCCGAGTGGATCGATATGGCGATCGATGAAGGACGTAATCGCCAGGTGCGTCGAATGACAGCGGCCGCGGGCTTGCCCACCTTGCGCCTGATCCGGCATCGCATTGGACCGTTTTCGATAGACGGACTATTGCCAGGTGAAAGCCGGACCATCAGCAACAGCGACGCGTGGGCCTTGCTGGACAGCTGA